In the Bordetella genomosp. 10 genome, one interval contains:
- a CDS encoding Bug family tripartite tricarboxylate transporter substrate binding protein — protein sequence MKLCKTLAAAMFFAATAAGSGTHAADAYPNRPIILVVPFTPGSGTDVSARQLGKTLSEKSGQQVIVENRPGGNNAIGVRHVVNAAPDGYTILIGTNSPVAGNVALFKSLAYDPVKDLKPVAPLSRQDWVVVVKSDSRFKTLKELLAAGKQDPLLLTAGAGAAGYQLAAMMLAKNAGADVNVIPYSGTPQAVQDVLGGRLSFAVVDAGSVLTQIKGGNLRAIGALAEDRIELLPDVPTLKELGLPSIPLMSWAGIFVPARTPDDVVTKLQGLIEASLITNQLRDYYKSIGAVTLSGGPDELRKMQTADITVYRDAMKKTGLPQI from the coding sequence ATGAAACTCTGCAAGACGCTTGCAGCGGCGATGTTCTTCGCCGCCACCGCGGCAGGTAGCGGCACCCACGCGGCGGATGCCTATCCGAACAGGCCTATCATCCTGGTCGTTCCCTTCACGCCGGGCTCGGGCACCGATGTATCGGCCCGGCAGTTAGGCAAGACCTTGTCCGAAAAGTCCGGGCAGCAGGTGATCGTCGAAAACCGGCCCGGAGGCAACAATGCCATCGGCGTGCGCCATGTCGTGAATGCGGCGCCTGACGGTTACACCATTCTCATAGGAACAAACTCCCCCGTCGCGGGCAATGTGGCGCTGTTCAAATCGCTGGCATATGACCCGGTAAAGGACCTGAAACCCGTTGCGCCGCTCAGCCGCCAGGATTGGGTGGTGGTGGTCAAGTCCGATAGCCGCTTCAAGACGTTGAAGGAGCTTCTCGCGGCCGGCAAGCAGGACCCCTTACTGCTGACCGCCGGCGCGGGTGCGGCAGGCTATCAGTTGGCGGCCATGATGCTGGCGAAGAACGCCGGCGCGGACGTGAACGTCATACCTTACAGCGGTACGCCGCAAGCGGTGCAAGACGTTCTTGGCGGCAGATTGTCCTTTGCCGTCGTGGATGCGGGGTCGGTGCTCACGCAAATCAAGGGCGGGAATCTCCGGGCAATCGGCGCGCTGGCCGAAGACCGCATCGAACTGTTGCCTGACGTTCCGACGCTCAAGGAACTGGGCCTGCCCTCCATTCCCTTGATGAGCTGGGCCGGCATCTTCGTCCCCGCCCGAACGCCCGACGATGTCGTGACGAAGCTGCAAGGCCTGATCGAGGCGTCGCTGATCACGAACCAACTGCGTGATTACTACAAGAGCATCGGGGCAGTCACGCTATCCGGCGGCCCCGACGAACTCCGCAAGATGCAGACAGCGGATATCACGGTTTACAGGGATGCCATGAAGAAGACCGGCTTGCCTCAGATCTGA